A region of uncultured Anaeromusa sp. DNA encodes the following proteins:
- the ychF gene encoding redox-regulated ATPase YchF — protein sequence MSTNLEVGIVGLPNVGKSTLFNAITKAGAEAANYPFCTIEPNVGVVEVPDARLAKLASIYGSKRILPAAMRFVDIAGLVKGASKGEGLGNKFLAHIRQVDAVAQVVRCFQDANVTHVEGAIDPLRDIDIINTELCLADLETVEKRMDRTQKLIKSGDKKAPVELALLGRIKDLLEDAQPARRVEMTDDEALLIRDLTLLTLKPTLFIANVAEDELLTADENPFVQQVQKYAAQEGAEVIAVSAKVESEIAELDDEDARAFLGELGLTESGLDKLVRAAFKLLGLMTFLTAGEMETRAWTIVSGTKAPAAGGKIHSDIERGFIRAEIISFDDLVTSGSPAAAKEKGLVRLEGKEYIMKDGDVVHFRFNV from the coding sequence ATGAGTACCAACCTGGAAGTCGGCATTGTCGGGTTGCCTAACGTAGGCAAGAGCACTCTTTTTAACGCGATTACCAAGGCCGGAGCGGAAGCGGCGAACTATCCTTTCTGTACGATTGAGCCTAACGTAGGCGTTGTAGAAGTGCCGGACGCACGTCTGGCGAAGCTGGCGTCTATTTACGGTTCTAAGCGCATTTTGCCTGCGGCTATGCGTTTTGTGGACATCGCCGGTTTGGTCAAGGGCGCGTCGAAAGGCGAAGGCTTGGGCAACAAATTTCTAGCTCATATTCGCCAGGTAGATGCCGTGGCTCAAGTAGTGCGCTGCTTCCAAGATGCGAACGTTACTCATGTGGAAGGCGCTATCGATCCGTTGCGCGATATTGACATCATCAATACCGAGCTATGCCTGGCTGACTTGGAGACGGTGGAAAAACGCATGGATCGCACCCAGAAGCTGATCAAAAGCGGTGATAAGAAGGCTCCGGTGGAGCTGGCGCTCTTGGGACGCATTAAGGATCTCTTAGAAGATGCCCAGCCGGCGCGGCGCGTAGAGATGACTGATGATGAGGCGCTGCTCATTCGTGATTTGACGCTGTTGACGCTGAAGCCTACTCTCTTTATTGCCAATGTGGCGGAAGACGAGCTGCTGACGGCGGACGAAAATCCCTTTGTGCAACAGGTGCAGAAATACGCCGCCCAAGAAGGAGCCGAAGTCATTGCCGTATCGGCTAAAGTGGAATCGGAAATCGCGGAGCTAGACGACGAAGATGCGCGGGCATTTTTGGGTGAACTGGGTTTAACGGAGTCCGGTCTAGACAAGTTGGTGCGGGCGGCCTTCAAATTGCTGGGGTTGATGACCTTTTTAACGGCCGGCGAAATGGAAACTCGCGCTTGGACTATTGTGAGCGGTACCAAAGCTCCTGCAGCTGGCGGCAAGATTCACAGCGACATTGAACGAGGATTTATCCGGGCGGAAATCATCTCTTTTGATGATTTGGTGACCAGCGGCAGCCCTGCGGCAGCCAAGGAAAAAGGTCTTGTTCGTCTTGAAGGTAAGGAATATATCATGAAAGACGGCGATGTGGTGCATTTCCGCTTTAATGTCTAA
- a CDS encoding cupin domain-containing protein, with protein MIKRADDLQREVRKEMLGGQGEVTLVHLLQGEEFQGKGRLFSRNIIEPGCSVGFHQHNGDVEAYYVLKGVGIFDDNGVKSTAQAGDLLFTKDGGWHSLLNEGPETLEIIALVLYS; from the coding sequence ATGATCAAACGGGCAGACGACTTGCAGCGCGAGGTGCGCAAGGAAATGCTGGGCGGTCAAGGGGAAGTGACGCTGGTGCATTTGCTGCAGGGAGAAGAGTTTCAAGGTAAGGGACGTTTATTTTCACGCAATATTATTGAACCGGGGTGCTCGGTGGGATTCCATCAGCACAATGGCGATGTGGAAGCTTACTATGTGCTTAAAGGTGTAGGCATTTTTGACGACAATGGCGTCAAAAGTACAGCGCAAGCAGGAGATTTATTGTTTACTAAAGACGGAGGCTGGCATAGCCTTTTGAATGAAGGACCTGAGACGCTGGAAATCATTGCTCTTGTATTATATTCATAG
- a CDS encoding NAD(P)H-dependent oxidoreductase — MKQLLIYCHPQSGSFCRAIADTAVQAIHARGDEVMMRDLYAMHFVPSLSGRDLLSFAEEQTPPDIAEEQRHIAWADRLIFVYPLWWSAMPAVLKGYVDRVFGEGFAFSAGETGLKGLLAGKEVLAFTTMGMKETVYQESGLAESLRLTVDEGIFSLCGMKVLEHRFFGSVTAVDDVARQKMLEEVRQKVRTL; from the coding sequence TTGAAGCAGTTATTGATCTATTGTCATCCCCAGTCGGGCAGCTTCTGCCGGGCCATCGCCGATACAGCGGTGCAGGCTATTCATGCCCGGGGGGATGAAGTCATGATGCGAGATTTGTACGCGATGCATTTTGTTCCTTCTCTGAGCGGCAGAGATTTACTGTCTTTTGCCGAGGAGCAGACGCCTCCGGATATTGCCGAGGAACAACGCCATATAGCGTGGGCGGATCGGCTTATTTTCGTATATCCTCTGTGGTGGTCTGCCATGCCGGCGGTGCTCAAGGGGTATGTGGATCGGGTTTTTGGGGAAGGCTTTGCCTTTTCCGCCGGTGAAACTGGCCTAAAAGGGTTGCTTGCGGGTAAGGAAGTGCTGGCTTTTACGACAATGGGGATGAAGGAAACTGTCTATCAAGAGAGCGGTTTGGCTGAATCTTTGCGTTTGACAGTAGATGAAGGAATATTTTCTTTGTGTGGCATGAAAGTTTTGGAACATCGCTTTTTTGGCTCTGTAACGGCGGTGGATGACGTGGCGCGTCAAAAAATGCTGGAAGAAGTAAGGCAGAAGGTTCGGACTCTTTAG
- a CDS encoding lipoate--protein ligase, whose product MREATRLVVSLSKHPWWNLALEEYLLHQVNPDQALLFLWRNERTVVIGRHQNPWRECLLERLEQEGGYLARRLSGGGAVYHDGGNLNFSFLMGWHVYDEARQTAVVLAALESLGLAACASGRNDLLMQGRKISGQAFFKSREASLHHGTLLIAGDVEKLSRYLTVDPAKLAAKGVASVRERVANLTEFLPGLTPQCMAQVLQAEFCREYGGCEVQTLSPETMPELEPLRRKHASRGWRLGKTPPFERVLHWRFDWGGVEIALSFRQGLVSDAKVYTDALATDWPSRLEAVLTGKPYSRAALAAAAREAGCEEIAIWLSTIEA is encoded by the coding sequence ATGAGGGAAGCAACAAGGCTGGTAGTGTCTTTGTCCAAGCATCCTTGGTGGAATTTGGCGCTAGAAGAGTATTTGCTGCATCAAGTGAACCCGGATCAGGCGCTGCTTTTTTTGTGGCGAAATGAGCGAACCGTGGTGATTGGCCGCCACCAAAACCCTTGGCGTGAATGCCTGCTGGAACGTTTAGAGCAAGAGGGTGGATATTTGGCTCGGCGCCTCAGCGGCGGTGGTGCGGTGTACCATGACGGCGGTAATCTGAACTTTTCGTTTCTTATGGGATGGCATGTATATGATGAAGCGCGGCAGACGGCTGTGGTGTTGGCGGCGTTGGAGTCATTGGGTCTTGCTGCTTGTGCTTCTGGGCGTAATGATTTGCTGATGCAGGGGCGTAAGATTTCAGGGCAGGCCTTTTTTAAAAGTCGCGAAGCATCCTTGCATCATGGAACGCTGTTGATAGCGGGGGATGTAGAGAAGTTAAGCCGCTACTTGACCGTAGACCCAGCTAAGCTGGCTGCCAAAGGGGTGGCTTCGGTGCGTGAACGCGTAGCGAATTTGACGGAGTTTTTGCCGGGACTAACGCCGCAATGTATGGCCCAGGTTCTGCAAGCGGAATTTTGTCGGGAGTACGGGGGTTGCGAAGTGCAAACGCTTTCGCCAGAAACGATGCCGGAGCTGGAACCGCTTAGACGGAAGCATGCTTCGCGTGGATGGCGCTTGGGGAAAACGCCTCCTTTTGAGCGGGTGCTGCATTGGCGCTTTGATTGGGGAGGCGTCGAAATTGCGTTGTCCTTTCGGCAAGGGTTGGTAAGCGACGCAAAGGTTTATACCGATGCGTTGGCTACGGACTGGCCGTCACGCTTGGAAGCGGTCTTGACGGGAAAGCCTTATAGCAGAGCTGCTCTTGCCGCAGCTGCCCGTGAGGCTGGCTGTGAAGAAATTGCCATATGGCTCAGCACTATAGAAGCATAA
- a CDS encoding pyridoxamine 5'-phosphate oxidase family protein: protein MKQLEELKEFFAANKGTGTLSTANAKGQVSSAVYATPHFLPDGQLAFIMRERRTWANIQENPNACYLFLQHGHQGKRLYLTKTGDETNSERLFALRRRDYGEKETGEDLHLVIFRLDEVRPLIEG, encoded by the coding sequence ATGAAACAATTAGAAGAACTGAAAGAATTTTTTGCTGCTAACAAGGGAACCGGCACCCTCTCCACCGCCAACGCCAAAGGCCAAGTCTCCAGCGCCGTATACGCTACGCCTCATTTTCTTCCAGATGGGCAACTTGCATTTATCATGAGAGAACGGCGCACCTGGGCCAACATTCAAGAAAATCCGAACGCTTGCTATCTATTCTTACAGCATGGCCACCAAGGGAAGCGTCTCTATTTGACCAAGACTGGCGACGAAACCAATAGCGAACGCCTCTTCGCCTTGCGCCGCCGGGACTATGGCGAGAAAGAAACCGGCGAAGACCTGCATCTGGTCATTTTCCGCCTCGATGAAGTCCGACCTCTTATCGAAGGCTAA
- a CDS encoding metallophosphoesterase encodes MNVPVSLFLVFFTLLYGLMCFYVYRRVVFGLRRRTQIILRIVAFGLFLVPFLRLLRPGWGENLEIIGGWWLGWLTYFVLSLLLVEAGCLLLKRPWQKNLTVVAALMALAIFAYGWNQARHPVIQPYDVTIAKEFPGRESLTIAMVSDVHIGALIDRERVEELVQQLNAQQADIIVFVGDTIDQDADYLPRHGIPQVLRGLKAPLGVYAIMGNHEYISRKPEKAIKYLEAGGLTVLRDRWQLVGNGLVLVGRDDFGRSRYQPGESDPLEDLLAGVDLTRPVVVMDHQPRRIDEAAVAGADVLLSGHTHQGQMWPISLITHAMYELDWGMLQRGNMTMIVSSGYGGWGPPLRVGTQSEIVLLKLHFVGGQPARSDENKQD; translated from the coding sequence ATGAATGTGCCGGTATCATTATTTTTGGTCTTTTTTACGCTGCTTTACGGTTTGATGTGCTTTTACGTATATCGCCGAGTTGTGTTTGGTTTGCGGCGGCGAACGCAGATCATTTTGCGGATTGTGGCGTTTGGATTGTTTTTGGTTCCTTTTCTGCGGTTGTTGCGCCCCGGTTGGGGCGAAAACTTGGAGATCATTGGTGGCTGGTGGCTGGGGTGGTTGACTTATTTTGTACTATCGCTGCTTCTTGTAGAAGCGGGTTGTTTGCTGTTAAAACGCCCTTGGCAGAAAAACTTGACCGTCGTTGCAGCCCTAATGGCGTTGGCTATTTTCGCTTATGGCTGGAACCAGGCTAGGCATCCGGTTATTCAGCCCTATGACGTGACTATTGCTAAAGAGTTTCCCGGACGGGAGAGCCTGACCATTGCGATGGTGTCGGATGTGCATATTGGCGCGCTGATTGACCGAGAACGCGTTGAGGAATTAGTGCAGCAGCTTAATGCGCAGCAAGCGGATATCATTGTTTTTGTAGGCGATACCATTGATCAGGATGCGGACTATCTGCCGCGGCATGGCATACCCCAAGTGTTGCGGGGACTTAAAGCGCCTTTAGGGGTGTATGCGATCATGGGAAATCATGAGTATATCAGTCGTAAGCCGGAAAAGGCGATTAAATATTTAGAGGCTGGCGGTCTGACGGTGCTCAGGGATCGCTGGCAATTGGTAGGAAACGGCTTGGTTTTGGTGGGGCGCGATGATTTTGGGCGCAGCCGTTATCAACCTGGCGAAAGCGATCCATTAGAAGACCTTTTGGCTGGAGTGGATTTGACCCGGCCCGTTGTGGTGATGGATCACCAGCCGCGGCGTATTGACGAGGCGGCTGTGGCCGGGGCGGACGTGCTTTTGTCCGGTCATACCCATCAGGGGCAGATGTGGCCAATCTCGCTGATTACTCATGCGATGTATGAACTTGACTGGGGGATGCTGCAGCGAGGCAATATGACGATGATTGTTTCCAGCGGCTACGGCGGCTGGGGGCCTCCTTTGCGCGTGGGGACCCAAAGCGAGATCGTGTTGTTGAAGCTGCATTTTGTAGGGGGGCAGCCAGCGCGGAGTGACGAAAACAAACAAGACTAG
- a CDS encoding D-glycerate dehydrogenase, with product MAKIVITGKLFPEVLARLEAEGTVVSWQQEGRMPQERLLEEVVDADGLICTGAPVNEAVLAVAPNLKVVANTMVGYDNIDVPACTAKGVAVSNTPGVLVEATADMAFGLLLSSARRIHEGWAYAKAGRWMKPLGQCGGDLGLGCDLYDKTLGIVGMGDIGSAAARRALASGMRIIYHNRRPRVDEAKFEASYRSLDALLAEADFVLVLSPLTAQTRGMFNEETFGKMKKGAYFINAARGPIVVTADLVAALKSGQLAYAAMDVTDPEPLPVDHELYQMDNVLITPHIASAGRQTRAAMMNLAVDNLLAALHGQPMLTCLNPEVFE from the coding sequence ATGGCTAAAATAGTAATAACAGGAAAACTCTTCCCCGAAGTGTTGGCGCGTTTAGAAGCTGAGGGTACGGTTGTCTCGTGGCAGCAGGAAGGGCGGATGCCTCAAGAACGACTGCTAGAAGAAGTAGTAGATGCCGACGGTTTGATTTGTACTGGGGCACCGGTAAATGAGGCCGTTTTGGCAGTGGCTCCAAATCTAAAGGTAGTTGCTAATACGATGGTGGGCTATGACAATATTGATGTCCCGGCCTGCACCGCTAAGGGGGTTGCTGTTAGCAATACGCCTGGCGTTCTGGTGGAAGCGACAGCGGATATGGCCTTTGGCCTTTTGCTGTCGTCGGCGCGGCGCATTCATGAAGGATGGGCTTACGCTAAAGCTGGCCGTTGGATGAAACCATTAGGCCAGTGCGGCGGTGATTTGGGCTTGGGTTGTGATTTGTACGATAAGACGCTGGGCATTGTAGGTATGGGAGATATCGGCAGCGCGGCGGCACGCCGGGCTTTGGCTAGCGGTATGCGCATTATCTATCATAATCGTCGTCCGCGGGTGGATGAAGCGAAGTTCGAGGCATCTTACCGTTCGTTGGATGCGTTGTTGGCGGAAGCGGATTTTGTGCTGGTACTTTCGCCGTTGACAGCGCAAACGCGAGGCATGTTTAATGAGGAAACTTTCGGCAAAATGAAAAAAGGTGCGTATTTTATCAATGCTGCACGCGGTCCTATTGTGGTGACTGCGGACTTGGTGGCGGCTCTCAAGAGCGGGCAACTGGCGTATGCCGCGATGGATGTAACCGATCCGGAGCCGTTGCCTGTAGACCATGAATTGTACCAAATGGACAATGTCTTGATTACGCCCCATATTGCCAGCGCTGGACGGCAGACTCGGGCCGCTATGATGAATTTGGCGGTGGACAATTTACTGGCGGCGCTGCACGGGCAGCCTATGCTTACCTGCCTTAATCCAGAGGTATTTGAGTAG
- a CDS encoding DOMON domain-containing protein: protein MLRYIGNAIAVVFCCFILFSLTGCGGSQTTPTSSTKQLPEISWQGDGVINPKEYSQKQTFGELTVYSRLDGEYACFGLQAPAKGWVALGFGAEGKMKNADIVIFTMRNGKLTGDDSFSAAPSGPHPTDLAQGGTNDILDLAGGEKDGLITIEFKRKLRTGDPHDKDLQPGSNNIIWALGSNFKLTSRHLQQGTGTLVLE from the coding sequence ATGTTACGTTATATAGGTAATGCTATTGCCGTTGTTTTTTGTTGCTTTATTTTATTTTCACTGACTGGCTGCGGCGGCTCTCAAACAACCCCAACCAGTTCAACTAAGCAGCTCCCGGAAATATCATGGCAAGGAGACGGCGTTATCAATCCCAAAGAATACAGCCAAAAGCAAACCTTCGGTGAGCTTACCGTGTATAGCCGCCTTGACGGCGAGTACGCCTGCTTCGGCTTACAGGCGCCGGCCAAGGGCTGGGTGGCCTTAGGGTTTGGTGCAGAAGGTAAAATGAAAAACGCCGACATCGTTATCTTTACCATGCGCAACGGCAAACTAACCGGAGACGATTCTTTCAGCGCAGCTCCCAGTGGCCCGCATCCTACCGACCTTGCTCAAGGCGGTACAAATGATATTCTCGACCTAGCCGGCGGCGAAAAGGACGGCCTCATCACCATAGAATTCAAACGCAAGCTGCGTACAGGCGATCCGCACGATAAAGATCTGCAGCCCGGCAGCAATAACATTATTTGGGCGTTGGGCAGTAATTTCAAGCTTACCTCACGACATTTGCAACAAGGAACCGGTACATTGGTATTGGAATAA